One region of Polaribacter pectinis genomic DNA includes:
- a CDS encoding NAD-dependent epimerase/dehydratase family protein encodes MSETILVLGASGQIGNELTQRLRVLYGNNNVIASDIREGNNQMMSSGPFELIDATDKETILKVIKKYNVSQVYLLAAMLSATAEKFPQKAWDLNMNSLLAVLDLAKEKHIKQVYWPSSIAVFGPTTPKENTPQKTIMEPSTVYGISKLSGEFWCNYYHKKYGVDVRSLRYPGIISWKTKPGGGTTDYAVDIYFKAIEDGNYECFLSENTRLPMMYMNDAVEATIKIMQAKPKDVKIRSAYNLAAIDFTPKEIALEIKKHIPNFTITYKPDFRQEIADSWPSSINDNDAKQDWNWNPKFDLESMTEDIISNLKAE; translated from the coding sequence ATGAGTGAAACCATCTTAGTTTTAGGTGCAAGTGGTCAAATTGGAAACGAACTAACCCAAAGACTGCGTGTTTTATACGGAAACAATAATGTAATTGCTTCAGATATAAGAGAAGGAAACAACCAAATGATGTCTTCTGGACCTTTTGAGTTGATTGATGCAACAGACAAAGAAACCATTTTAAAAGTCATAAAAAAATACAATGTTTCTCAAGTATATTTATTAGCGGCAATGTTGTCTGCAACTGCAGAGAAGTTCCCACAAAAAGCTTGGGATTTAAATATGAACTCTTTGTTAGCAGTTTTAGATTTAGCAAAAGAAAAACATATTAAACAAGTGTATTGGCCAAGTTCTATTGCTGTTTTTGGACCTACAACTCCCAAAGAAAATACGCCACAAAAAACTATTATGGAACCTTCTACAGTTTACGGAATTAGTAAACTTTCTGGTGAGTTTTGGTGTAATTACTATCATAAAAAATATGGTGTAGATGTTAGAAGCTTGCGTTATCCTGGTATTATTTCTTGGAAAACAAAACCTGGTGGTGGCACAACAGATTATGCTGTAGACATTTATTTTAAAGCTATTGAAGATGGAAATTACGAATGCTTTCTATCAGAAAACACACGTTTGCCAATGATGTACATGAATGATGCTGTAGAAGCAACTATAAAAATTATGCAAGCAAAACCAAAAGATGTAAAAATTAGATCAGCTTATAATTTAGCTGCAATAGATTTTACACCAAAAGAAATTGCTTTAGAAATTAAAAAACACATTCCTAATTTTACTATAACTTACAAACCAGATTTTAGACAAGAAATTGCAGATTCTTGGCCTTCTTCAATCAATGATAATGATGCCAAACAAGATTGGAATTGGAATCCAAAATTCGATTTAGAATCGATGACAGAAGATATTATTAGCAATCTAAAAGCAGAATAA
- a CDS encoding nuclear transport factor 2 family protein, with protein MKNILIFLTFSLILFGCNQKNEIKTLDLKTKSLHKKKISKVLKNWHQAASKADFNSYFDKMDDNSVFIGTDATENWNKKQFEAFSKPYFDKGKAWSFTTLERNIFINNTGDFAWFDELLNTQMGTCRGSGVLENINNSWKIKHYVLSVSIPNEDIEAVISAKKKNDSIFLKRFQK; from the coding sequence ATGAAAAATATCTTAATCTTTCTTACATTTTCGTTGATTTTATTTGGTTGTAACCAAAAAAATGAAATCAAAACTTTAGACTTAAAAACAAAATCTCTTCATAAAAAGAAAATAAGTAAAGTGCTAAAAAATTGGCATCAAGCAGCTTCTAAAGCAGATTTTAATAGTTATTTTGATAAAATGGATGATAATTCTGTTTTTATAGGAACAGATGCAACAGAAAACTGGAACAAAAAACAATTTGAAGCCTTTAGTAAACCATATTTTGATAAAGGAAAAGCTTGGAGTTTTACAACTTTAGAAAGAAATATTTTTATAAATAACACAGGTGATTTTGCTTGGTTTGATGAATTGCTAAATACCCAAATGGGAACTTGTAGAGGTTCTGGAGTTTTAGAAAATATTAATAATTCTTGGAAAATTAAACATTATGTATTGTCCGTTTCAATACCAAATGAAGATATTGAAGCAGTAATTTCTGCAAAGAAAAAGAACGATTCTATTTTCTTGAAAAGATTTCAAAAATAG